Within Catharus ustulatus isolate bCatUst1 chromosome 5, bCatUst1.pri.v2, whole genome shotgun sequence, the genomic segment ATTAAAAATCTACGATTTTTTGGTGCATGTGCTTAACCAGTTGTGCAAGCCACAACCTTTATATATCTGTGCAGCTTTTGAGCATAGCTGTGCAGTGAAGCTCTAATCAGTCAGTTGCATGAAAGCAGAGTTTTTGACAACAAAGGACTATTCTGGCTGGGAATGCACTTTCTTCCTACCATATGCAGCAGTAGCAGAGGTTGGAAATCAGTTCTGGCTTTTAGATCCTGACTGCTGCATTTGACATTTAAGTTTGGTTgatgttttgttggttttttttgttttccatgggGGTTTGAgatgaatattttcatttattaactCTGCAAACACTGTTTTTCTGGTCAAGGATTTCCAAAAACCTTCAGAGGTTATAGCAATAGGAAAATGTAAGAGTGCAGGGGGAAGATAAGGTCAACAACTAATTGCTGTAAGCACAGGGAAGATGTCTAGGTTTCAGAtacttttaaaacatgtttagGGTTTTGAAGGTCTCAGCAGATAATTGATGCACAAGTTGCAGATTGCAGGAAAAAGGGTAATTTAGGGCTGGCAGATGGGTTAAGGCTACTGGGTTTTTATACCTAGGTGaattcttcaaagaaaaacaagcttaCATTTGCAGGAACCCATATAGTCTAGGTGCAGCTGGCGTCCCATTTTTGTCCCTTCCAGTTGACATTTGGTGCCAAAGAGTTGACATGTGCCATCATAAGTCTTGTTATCCGTACCACAAACCTAGAGGAAGCAAAACCACCACCCCACCATTGTGTTGAGAAAAATCCTTGTCACTCAGAGGCATGACAGCAATAAAAGCTTCATTAACATGTGGTGAATACCCACAGGAGTACCCATGATCAGAACTATCTGAATTATTAGTTGTTTTATGACCTGCATGAGGATCAGTTGACTGTACTTGTAGGCCCAGTTTTACAACACTTGAGTTGAATTTTGTGGTTGTAATAAAGCCTCTGAAATGCTGTGGGATTATTTCACTCAGTATGTACAGGGCATGTGGCCTAGAACACCAAATGGCTATGTAGAACTTCTAGTGACAGGGAAAACCTGCAGTCCCTGAGAGACTGAGTGAAACAAGGCAGTCACTGTGTAGTTACATGGGTTTCTACTGCCCTCAAGCCACACTCAGCAAATTTGGGTGCTTTATATGAATTTTGCAATTATTGGAATCACTCAAACTCACATGCTTTTTAAGGTGCAATCATTCTAAATAGTAGCAGGGGAATATGTTGTCTTGTGAACACAGTGGGTGGCTCTTCCCAGTCCTGTGCACTGGGTGAAATACTCACATGCTCATAGTCTTTGGTGGGAGGGCAAGCAGCAGGGTCTTGGCAAATGCAGTGGGGTTTCCCTTGCTGGTCTGTGTGGCAGACTTTGCCTCTCTTGCAGTGGAAATTCCGACATGTGTCTGGCAATCCTAGCAGGAAAGAGGGACTGTTAGAGGTGCTGGGATAAAGCCAAGTGCTTGTCAGACACTGCTGACAGCCACAGCAAAATACAGCCCAATATTCATCAAGCggttaaaaatgcatttttaattttgttatgaAGCTGGGTCATATATTGAATAAAACAGGCCAGACTTTAGATAAGGATTTCTGTGAGACTTCTAGCAGTCCCAGGTTTGAATTGGATTGGGAAACaatttgattctttttttttttttttttcttttaaggaaaagctgtttgttCTGTAGGGATTGACATTCACTTCCAGCTTCCTTTGGTGAAACATATCCCATCTGTCTTTGCTGGCCTTTGTCCCACTCCTACTTGAGTTCAAGCTACTGTTCTGAAACTGAAAGCTCTCAGTGCAAGGTGATCCCCACTTCTGTATAACTGACACAAAAATCTGTGCACTGCCTACAAATGTTTTGCACAAACAAGTTACTAAATCCAAGGGAGTATGGAAGGGATTCTCTGGGACGCAGGATTAGGCACAAGCCCAGTTCAGTCACGTGAAATCCTGTGCAGCAAAGggcagaaaagaaatgcagaccAACAGATTCCCcatctgcagagagctgggagttACATGCCAGCTTTGCCTGGGGCTTACCAAGGAGAGCCTcctcattcctgctgctgccactttCCATCTCACCATGGGAACTGCCTGTAGTCTTAACCTGCACAGTCACAGAGGCATAAGCAGAGAGTTGTGGTAaatcttgggaagaaaaaaaatacttggacagatttttttgggagtcCAAATATAGAGCTGACTGAGGCACAGTttgctctgctttcagcagagAGGTTGCTATGCAAAATGTGTGAGAAGAGCATAAAGCCTCTGGTAGTATTACCATGCTCTTgttatttggggaaaaaatagagtAGGaggtggagagagagagaaaatgggagCTTAGTAAGGCCTGAGTTTCTTATAAGTATTCTGTGAACTCTTTAGTTCTGCTTTTCCAAGCTGTTCACTTCTGTGTAATAGTGTTTAAAATCTTTGTGAGAGAGGAGTGAACAGGCTGGCCTAGTAAGCTGGAGATTGGATTTCAGGTTGTGcatctgtatttatttgtggttttcatTATACACCCcgctggggctggagctcttATGTGTATGGTGTTCACTTCCTTTCTGGTCCAAGTCACCTAAATGCTCTGggtgcagtgacacagaggaaTAGTGAATGGAAGGGGAGAGGAGACTTCTGCATACTAAGAAGTCACCTGTTTTTCTCCAACAGGTCATTTAAATCATTAGGAATTTAAATTTGGAACTGGTCTCCCTCCCCCTTTTTGTAGCAGtcaagttttattttacagataatTTACCTGTTCTTCACTGTCCATTGAATTCACGTTCTGAACAGAGCTCCTCATTTTCAGTTGTTGCTTGTTGTCAGAGTCAGGTGGCTCATGATCATCAATATCTTGTTCAGAGTGAGCAAGGTCTTTAATCTTGACAATTTGGTCATCCTCAGTCTCTCTATGAACTGCAGGGTCATCTCCAGTGGTTCCTTCCTCTTCAGGCTCAGTGCTGGTGCTCTCCTGGTCATTACTCTGGATTCTCTCCCCTTCCTCATAGGCTGCTTCCTTCCAGGTATTGCTGAGCAATTCCTCACCATCAGTGTCACCACTGTCATgaccatcatcatcatcactgctGTCTTCCCTATCTTGTATTTTCAGCACTGTGTCATGATCCCTCTGATAGTTCACTCGAATATTGTCTTTTCCCTCCTGACTTTGCTGCTTGCCATCCTGATAGTCATCACGGGTTTTTTGAGAGAGGGGGCTTTCTTCTTTATAGGACTTCTTCCtgttctccttctcttcttcctctagGTCAGATTTCTCGCTGTGTCTCTTGGTTTTCCAGGTTGGTTGGCTGGAatctctcaggagctcatcTGACTGCATGCTGTGCTCATGCTGCCGTCTTTTGTATCGGTCACCTTGACGTGTCCGATGGCCTTTGTGCTTTGCATCTCTGTAATCACTTTCTTCACCCCATTCCTCATCCTCTTCTTCCATGATTTCCTCTTCCTCGCTCTCACTGTTTTTTTCAGCCAGGCCAACAGCATTTTTGTTATATTTCCACATGttatgctgctgctgggggctgaaAGCACCCCCTGGGTGTTCTGGGTGGCCTGGGAGGTGTTGGCTTGCTGTGTTCCCACTTCTCTCGTGCTTCCTGAGCTGCTcgtgctcagagctgggctgctccctgccactGCTCCCAGAGTCACTGTCCTGGTTCTCAGAAGCCAAACCCAGTTTGTTGTGCAGCGCAAGGAAATCAATGCTTTTCAGGCTGGTTTTCACCTGATGCTCgctcccagctcttccctgttTCCTGATGGTCTGGGGCTCATCCCTGTCTTCAGTGCCTGCTACTGGCACCTCTGGTTTGAAGTTTCTGTAACTGGGCAGCAAATCACCCTTGTCTACATACCCTGAGTTCTCTTCCTTTGAGGCTTCAGGATGAATATAttcactcttttaaaaaaattaaataagagaTTAATAAATCATAGGATTTATTTGAATTGATGCAgtgttatttttgctttgtattGCAAAGCATGGTGCTGactttatttgttttctttgtatgtGCTCCTCTTAAACTGGCCAGACCATGAAATTCACAGCTGATGTCCCCTCTCTTTCTCAGAAAATCTGTCTATCTGTCCCTTACTTTTTTTGCTGGAGTTTCTGGAGAGGTCTGTGCAGCTCTGTTTCAGAGACAGATGCATATGGGTGTCTTGTGAAATCTCAAAATGCCTAGTTAGTATTTTAGTCATAACTACAGGCACTTGTAGGCTGCAGTAATTATCACTTACCTCAGAGAAGGGGGATGTGAAACAACTTCCTACACAGATAAGGGAAAGATAAGGGACCTGGGAAAAGAGGAGCAGGTGAAGAGAGGGCACCTTTCACGAGGTGTTGTGATAGTGATTCCTGAGGAGTGCTCTGAATTGATTTTATAATCCAAATATTCATCTGCTTTGAGCCTGATACACCATTGCTTCCTGGCTGAAGCCACCAGGAGCTGTATGTAGTGTGTGGTGACAATTATGAGATCAACAATAAATGTTTGAGTGCCGTTTTTTTCCAGTAATCTGTCAAGCCAATAGCAAAAGTAGTACCTTCAGTGGAAATGGTTCAAATGCTTGGAAAGCAGGTGCTAAAATGACTGCCAGGTCTTGCTGAAGCAATTATCTTTCTGTGTGTAATTCTGAGTAACACCTATGGATGTTCAGGGTTGCTTTCTGCTTATAGCAGTATAGCACCTGATGCTGATTTTTATTAAAGTTTTGGGAGGTTTAATTTGGGAAGAATGGCCCTTCTAAGCGTCCAAGTTGctggaaaagctttttcctttaatttggGCAGTCCCATGATTGCTTGGAAACTCCACTCACAAGtgcttatatatatatatatatatatttatttatttatttatttagaggTAGGATTGGAAATATTAATTTGGTTCTTGTAGATCAGCTATGTCCTATTCCTAATGTCAAAGTGGtatcttaatatttttcaattttgtcTTTTGCCTGGTGTCCTTGCTGATGCTGGGCACTATCTTCACTGTATCAGTTCCAACTCTAACTTTTTCAGGGGAAGATTGTAAGTTTGTTCCAACCTAACAGAAATTCACTGTGGAGCTTTTCCAAAATTCTACAGCTTCAGAAAACACAAGGCCAAACAAGCCTTCAAGGCTTTCTGTTGTGGGTTCCTGTGTTTGAAGCAGCAGTTTGAGAAAGATTTGGCTCATGTCTTGGCAGTGCTCATGAAGGAACTTGGACAAATTTCAGTCACTATCTGTGATTAGATACTGTGGGGGAGAACTGGCCTTTGATAGATGATGCACACACTTGGAACTGATGATTCATTGGCTGTTgcaaggttttgttttgaagtctTCTGTGTGTTATTTCTGTTAGACAGCTGTAGCTACAAGCTAATCTTTATACCGTTTCCTCTGCTGGATACTTCATTAGGAAAAgttaactttttgtttttcagagtgCAGAGCACTATCCAGATATCTGAAAAACTGTACAGAGTGGGATACagtttataattaaaaatttaaaaatagttagCATAAGAGTTGAGATTTTTAATCTCTTACTACAGAGCATGATCTGAGTTCAGTAGTTCTGAACCTCCAGTGGCTTGGAGCCGAGATCCATTGTGTCTGAGCCACAAAGGCTCACCAGAACAGTGCagcaaaaaggaatttttatttggGTCAGCCATGAATAGGAAACTGTGGGCTGTGGCATTGGCACACATATGTGGCATAGGGAGGGCTGGTGAAATCCTGTCTCGTTGCCATCAGGGCATCTGGCCCTGTGTCTAACGCTCTGCACTGTGAATAATGAAACATATGGTGGAAAAATTCTTACATGTTTGAGACTGCACATGGTCCCCTGGTGTGATAAATTGAGGAtttcatcctcctcctgctctggagctgtgatAACAACAATTTTGGCTGTCACTGGAGCGTATTGCTTGTACAAATATGGATAATGGTGACATGTGGGGATTCATTTAAGGTAATTTTGTCAATAAGTGAAACTTCCATTTTGAGCTTTAGAGTTTGTCCTGTTTTCAATTGTTTAATATGCAAGGCATGAGATATTCGACACTAATAGGTGAGAGGACCTGAAGTTTTTTAACATAAATCAATTTGCCAACCAGTATATATGTGCTAATGTGTTTGTACATTTAAGATGAATAATATACATTACTTTGTATTGTTTAAAGAACAAGAAGAGTACCTTTTCTGGAGTTTTCTGTCTGTGAGTTCTGAGCTTGTGGTTTGCAGGATGGGTctaaaaaaaagacaaatatattaatatctACATGTCCATGAAAATCTTGTATAGGTCAATAGGATAGCACAGAATATTCTCAGAATGGGAAATTAAGTGCCTGGTAACAATAGCATGATGAGAACTTACTGGAATAGCAAAAACTGGTCCTACAAGACAAATGAAGAGAGCTACAGCCTTCATGTTTTCCAGATCTTGTAGAGGACAATAATTAATGGTACAGGGGCAGAGCTTAGAGGTTTCCTTTCTGCAAGagacataaaaacaaaacaagttaGGATTTGGTGTAATGGCCTAGAAATGACTGATGGAAGCAATGTAGTGACTGCTGTAACTTAAGTCTGGAGACCCACAAAATTGCTATGCAGTGTCCTTTAAACTCAGATGTGAGAGGAGCTTAACTAGAGGGCACTTTAGTCTCAGTTCTTTGACACTGGTTAAGCTGTGGGCTGTGTTCACAAACTCCAGTGGGTGTTaccaaggcagag encodes:
- the SPARCL1 gene encoding SPARC-like protein 1, whose product is MKAVALFICLVGPVFAIPTHPANHKLRTHRQKTPEKSEYIHPEASKEENSGYVDKGDLLPSYRNFKPEVPVAGTEDRDEPQTIRKQGRAGSEHQVKTSLKSIDFLALHNKLGLASENQDSDSGSSGREQPSSEHEQLRKHERSGNTASQHLPGHPEHPGGAFSPQQQHNMWKYNKNAVGLAEKNSESEEEEIMEEEDEEWGEESDYRDAKHKGHRTRQGDRYKRRQHEHSMQSDELLRDSSQPTWKTKRHSEKSDLEEEEKENRKKSYKEESPLSQKTRDDYQDGKQQSQEGKDNIRVNYQRDHDTVLKIQDREDSSDDDDGHDSGDTDGEELLSNTWKEAAYEEGERIQSNDQESTSTEPEEEGTTGDDPAVHRETEDDQIVKIKDLAHSEQDIDDHEPPDSDNKQQLKMRSSVQNVNSMDSEEQVKTTGSSHGEMESGSSRNEEALLGLPDTCRNFHCKRGKVCHTDQQGKPHCICQDPAACPPTKDYEHVCGTDNKTYDGTCQLFGTKCQLEGTKMGRQLHLDYMGSCKYIPPCTDYEVDQFPLRMRDWLKNILIQYYERDLNTSGILTEKQRNKVKKIYQNDKRLVAGDHPVELLLHDFEKNYHMYVYPVHWQFHQLDQHPVDRLLTHSELAPLRASLVPMEHCITRFFQECDGDRDKLIALKEWCHCFGIKEEDVNENLLF